From the Bacteroidia bacterium genome, one window contains:
- a CDS encoding T9SS type A sorting domain-containing protein, whose amino-acid sequence MRICSVLFLALLATSTLHCQTLDKFYIGAFWVGGNATDTVRQPNPGSVATYNEATNLPSDLPQGRFDELQDLGLNLAGIELHYNSIVRSDENGQRNVLRDITDDLVANYSTAFETDIDVCIFDWGIHTASELNRVILNPESTWDFEHRTFDSTSLAALTAFRSFPFNNLRTDRSILEQTQTINCVRFTQPGDTVRGLRFERKRELTARKNYWGDNESHHSQPKNLIAGLYHLSVVLADDEDEFTNPPNSSATVLTIRIFSTHPDSITKRVSRDFVVPGSAFYDGPTLRAAPFEYHLAQIEMRIDSFDVRTPGTSEDAWMHSALTVNDPDSTTNWERTDVLVADRLKHWKDLIDKDLMGPLEIEVFANSNAHFLVDAVCLSSPAAYGLFASGDSHAGVHSGMHTDFMTRLSAIASDRNGVGSFTTSRIPLMTVQEQRPSIGSWPSARVVGAALADSLPHCLPYSAHGAEVSTEDMGPLLEFHRNMVSGFYTYSVDYAYPRMCEDPDPSAYYDSLYQHYSFAKAGRMRDNVTRYRSYTVSRALRGIHAPWIPFVQNHSNMFVRDADSLGVAWDKDPLREPNAAELRLMCNIALAHGADGIMFYQYNTHGARIIDAANACWPRLRRDWVLDSTRQIHTNSGSMGFLGANNLPRVCDTNGENKWDSTKTYIAGFLRPVGELLREMTWERSKSWYCGEGEAQLVSKVISQRQDALDPIDGSSETFVETAEFSDAGTKHLLVINGRAHREGQRHITVKLARHEVTYDEWKVTNVQTGDIWIVRPNDAPDSTSTANGFTEFFAPGSAALYRLEPFADETLDFDGECLSGSIFIEPAAMLYIKPSDNLRFRSGRGLYCDGQLFGQGASFDACDTEITWEGIVARNNGEVNLVDALISRGGVVAGSGGTVGVNNIQVSGTSTALRNYGGVLESEGSTSTDVFHHLSVVGPGSTGTPSTWLVRDIATGNAEDSSTAVFVSFGDAAIDEIEAGNFWRSIRCLDGHLIGDVDGAEPVDGLNNRLSSVSIGLEAGWSGSIDLGEIRISPTECARNLIAIDSAMGYHAICETGSTVAARQNWWDPLDLLAVPDPIRIQGTVLYDYVRTDPLPFAPTYRESLAGGRTLEKSIASQPTPTFSDSLRAAFKRRDTLALRSCVTAFLQSPVAAVAEYTQLRRIHSILRQSGEADLVDSLLLLCLRRPDVESKLLACDIATADSLYSEAIQILNSYSFIARPSLQTRALVRKTQLYPRSGPGGYVSGLSALDSLLSLAGIDGPLLDYAGWYPRLYSGLTSVQRHAIPKLPVRSLLDRVIPSSIVMGQNYPNPFSAVTSFTFKLPDTREVKLTVHDMLGRELTVVKQGMLDRGVHSAVLHAERLSAGMYLYRLQAGSEVLQGRMVLVR is encoded by the coding sequence ATGCGTATTTGCAGCGTTCTTTTCCTCGCCCTGCTGGCGACGAGTACGCTCCACTGCCAGACGCTCGACAAATTCTATATCGGCGCATTCTGGGTGGGCGGCAATGCCACCGATACCGTACGGCAACCGAATCCCGGTTCGGTGGCAACCTACAATGAAGCTACCAACTTACCCTCCGACCTCCCGCAAGGCAGATTCGACGAACTACAGGATCTTGGCCTCAATCTCGCGGGCATCGAGCTTCATTATAATTCCATCGTCCGTAGCGACGAAAACGGACAGCGCAACGTGCTCCGTGATATAACCGACGATCTGGTCGCAAACTACAGTACGGCCTTTGAAACCGACATCGATGTGTGCATCTTCGACTGGGGGATACACACGGCCAGCGAACTCAACCGTGTTATCCTCAATCCGGAATCCACGTGGGATTTCGAGCACCGTACGTTCGATTCAACAAGCCTCGCGGCACTTACTGCCTTCCGTAGTTTCCCATTCAACAACCTTCGAACCGACCGCTCCATCCTCGAACAAACGCAGACCATCAACTGCGTCCGCTTCACGCAACCGGGCGACACGGTCCGGGGCCTGCGCTTCGAGAGGAAACGGGAGCTGACCGCGAGAAAGAACTACTGGGGCGATAACGAATCCCATCACAGCCAGCCTAAAAATCTGATCGCGGGGCTGTATCATCTTTCCGTGGTACTTGCGGATGATGAGGATGAGTTCACTAATCCTCCCAATTCATCGGCGACGGTCCTGACCATCCGCATTTTCTCGACACATCCGGATTCCATAACCAAACGCGTTTCTCGCGATTTTGTCGTGCCGGGCAGCGCATTCTACGACGGTCCCACGCTCCGTGCCGCACCGTTCGAATATCACCTCGCTCAGATCGAGATGCGCATCGACTCGTTCGACGTGCGCACACCGGGGACCTCCGAGGACGCCTGGATGCACAGCGCCCTCACGGTAAACGATCCCGACTCGACAACGAACTGGGAGCGTACGGATGTGCTGGTGGCGGATCGACTCAAGCACTGGAAGGACCTCATCGACAAGGACCTGATGGGTCCTCTTGAGATTGAAGTCTTTGCGAATTCGAACGCCCATTTTCTTGTCGACGCGGTGTGCCTGTCGAGCCCCGCCGCCTACGGACTTTTCGCCTCGGGCGATAGTCATGCGGGTGTACATTCCGGCATGCATACGGATTTCATGACCCGCCTCTCCGCCATCGCCAGCGACCGCAACGGCGTGGGCAGCTTCACAACGAGCAGGATACCACTCATGACGGTCCAGGAACAGCGCCCGAGCATCGGCTCATGGCCAAGCGCGCGCGTGGTGGGTGCCGCCCTGGCCGACAGCCTCCCGCATTGCCTCCCCTACTCGGCGCACGGAGCGGAGGTAAGCACCGAGGATATGGGTCCATTGCTGGAATTTCACCGGAACATGGTTTCCGGATTTTACACGTATTCCGTGGACTACGCGTATCCCCGTATGTGTGAAGATCCGGACCCAAGCGCGTACTACGATTCTCTGTATCAGCACTACAGTTTCGCCAAGGCCGGTCGCATGCGTGACAATGTCACCCGCTACCGGAGCTATACCGTGAGCCGCGCTCTGAGAGGCATCCATGCGCCGTGGATTCCGTTTGTGCAAAACCACAGCAATATGTTCGTGCGGGATGCGGACTCTCTCGGAGTTGCGTGGGACAAGGATCCCCTGCGCGAACCCAACGCGGCCGAGCTAAGACTGATGTGCAACATCGCGCTCGCCCACGGAGCGGATGGCATCATGTTCTATCAGTACAATACACATGGAGCGAGGATTATTGATGCCGCAAACGCCTGCTGGCCGCGTCTGCGTCGCGACTGGGTCTTGGACTCAACTCGTCAGATACATACCAACTCGGGTTCAATGGGCTTTCTGGGCGCCAACAACCTGCCGCGCGTGTGCGACACGAACGGTGAAAACAAATGGGATTCTACCAAAACTTATATCGCGGGATTTTTACGTCCCGTGGGCGAGCTCCTGCGGGAGATGACCTGGGAGCGAAGCAAATCCTGGTACTGCGGCGAAGGCGAGGCGCAACTGGTCTCGAAGGTCATCAGTCAGAGACAGGATGCGCTCGATCCCATCGACGGGTCGTCCGAAACGTTCGTGGAAACGGCGGAGTTCAGTGATGCGGGGACGAAGCACCTCCTCGTCATCAACGGCCGGGCGCATCGCGAGGGACAGCGGCATATCACGGTAAAGCTCGCACGACACGAAGTGACCTACGATGAATGGAAAGTGACCAACGTTCAGACAGGTGATATCTGGATCGTTCGGCCCAACGATGCACCCGACAGCACCAGCACGGCGAACGGCTTCACCGAATTTTTCGCCCCCGGCTCGGCGGCGTTGTACCGTCTCGAACCGTTTGCGGACGAGACGCTGGATTTCGATGGCGAATGTCTGTCGGGAAGCATCTTCATCGAACCGGCTGCGATGCTGTATATCAAGCCCTCCGATAACCTGCGCTTCCGGTCGGGACGCGGGCTCTATTGCGATGGTCAGCTCTTCGGTCAGGGAGCCAGCTTCGATGCGTGCGATACTGAAATCACCTGGGAAGGGATTGTCGCTCGAAATAACGGAGAGGTCAACCTCGTCGATGCGCTGATCTCCCGCGGCGGTGTCGTCGCCGGTTCGGGAGGTACGGTGGGGGTCAACAATATACAGGTCAGCGGGACCTCGACCGCCCTCAGGAATTATGGGGGCGTGCTCGAAAGCGAAGGCAGCACGTCTACCGATGTTTTTCACCATCTCTCCGTCGTTGGACCCGGCTCGACCGGGACTCCCAGCACCTGGCTTGTTCGGGACATCGCGACGGGAAACGCTGAGGACAGTTCAACGGCGGTCTTCGTTTCCTTCGGAGATGCCGCCATTGACGAAATCGAAGCGGGAAACTTCTGGAGAAGCATCCGCTGTCTCGATGGACACCTGATCGGTGATGTGGATGGAGCCGAGCCGGTGGATGGATTGAACAATCGGCTTTCATCGGTATCCATCGGACTCGAGGCGGGTTGGAGCGGCAGCATCGATCTTGGCGAAATTAGAATCAGCCCAACGGAATGCGCACGGAACCTGATTGCCATCGACAGCGCGATGGGATATCACGCCATCTGCGAAACCGGATCCACCGTTGCGGCACGTCAAAACTGGTGGGATCCGCTCGATCTGCTTGCCGTACCCGATCCTATTCGTATTCAGGGGACAGTGCTCTACGATTACGTTCGCACGGATCCGTTACCGTTCGCGCCGACATATCGTGAGTCTCTTGCCGGTGGTCGGACCCTGGAGAAATCGATCGCATCCCAACCAACGCCGACATTTTCCGACTCACTCCGCGCAGCGTTCAAACGTCGTGACACCCTCGCACTGCGGTCGTGCGTCACCGCATTCCTGCAATCTCCGGTCGCCGCTGTGGCGGAGTACACGCAGCTTCGCAGGATACACAGCATACTGCGTCAATCCGGCGAAGCGGATCTTGTCGATTCTCTTCTGCTGCTTTGTCTCCGGCGTCCCGATGTGGAGAGCAAGCTCCTTGCGTGCGATATCGCCACCGCCGATAGTCTGTATTCGGAAGCAATACAGATCCTGAACAGCTACAGCTTCATCGCCCGACCCTCACTGCAGACGCGCGCGCTCGTCCGTAAAACACAACTGTATCCCCGCTCCGGCCCCGGAGGGTATGTCTCCGGATTGAGCGCTCTGGATAGCCTGCTCTCACTTGCGGGCATCGATGGCCCGTTGCTGGATTATGCCGGTTGGTATCCCAGACTCTATTCGGGTCTGACGTCTGTGCAACGTCACGCAATCCCGAAGTTGCCCGTACGTTCACTCCTCGACCGCGTCATTCCCTCCAGCATAGTAATGGGACAGAACTATCCCAATCCCTTCTCCGCCGTCACGTCCTTCACCTTCAAACTCCCCGACACCCGCGAAGTGAAGCTCACCGTGCATGACATGCTCGGCCGCGAATTGACGGTGGTCAAACAGGGTATGCTCGATCGCGGCGTCCACTCGGCGGTGCTGCATGCGGAAAGGCTCTCGGCGGGCATGTATTTGTATCGCCTGCAGGCCGGGAGCGAGGTGTTGCAGGGAAGGATGGTTCTTGTAAGGTAA
- a CDS encoding IS110 family transposase — protein MTRKLKLQPIKEMFADQDLYIGIDVHLKSWTVCILTATRVYRSFNQPPDPSVLIDHLHRHFPGARYHCVYEAGYFGFSAARALNAAGVECIVVHPADVPQSDYERRNKSDRIDARKLAHELRGKHLKAIYIPEAEMEQDRGLLRAREDVVTKQSRVKHQIRAYLKQHAVPFPLNESGSPRSWSRAVIAKLAKIVLPAHSGTRTLQFLVRELLFHREQLLELTREIRALSRTARYAENVELLCSCPGIGMVTAMALLTELADIRRFPNADRLAKYIGLIPDEESSGDTKKTKGVSKRRNAHLRHKLIESAWVAARTDPALIAVYERACRRMKKQRAIIVVARKLLNRLRAVLLRKEKYQMGQTAMLASEDTLEHAA, from the coding sequence ATGACTCGGAAACTGAAACTTCAACCTATCAAAGAAATGTTTGCCGATCAAGATCTCTACATCGGCATCGACGTACACCTGAAGAGTTGGACCGTTTGTATCCTCACCGCGACACGTGTGTATCGATCATTTAATCAGCCACCGGATCCTTCTGTGCTTATTGATCATTTACATCGACACTTTCCCGGCGCCCGATACCATTGCGTCTATGAAGCCGGATACTTTGGATTTTCGGCGGCACGCGCACTCAACGCCGCCGGTGTCGAGTGCATTGTCGTACACCCCGCGGATGTTCCCCAATCGGATTATGAGCGGCGGAACAAATCGGATCGCATCGACGCCCGGAAACTCGCGCATGAATTGCGCGGCAAACACTTGAAGGCGATCTACATACCCGAGGCGGAGATGGAACAAGACCGTGGGCTTCTGCGGGCGCGCGAGGATGTGGTCACAAAGCAATCGCGCGTCAAGCATCAAATCCGCGCCTATTTGAAGCAGCATGCGGTGCCGTTTCCGTTGAACGAGAGTGGTTCTCCGCGTTCATGGTCTCGCGCGGTGATTGCCAAACTCGCGAAGATCGTTTTGCCCGCACACAGTGGCACACGCACGTTGCAATTCCTTGTTCGGGAGTTGTTGTTCCACCGTGAGCAACTTCTCGAGCTCACCCGCGAGATACGCGCGTTGTCCCGCACCGCGCGCTATGCCGAGAATGTGGAGCTGCTCTGTAGTTGTCCGGGCATTGGTATGGTAACAGCCATGGCGTTATTAACGGAATTGGCGGATATCCGACGCTTCCCCAATGCCGATCGCCTCGCCAAATATATCGGGCTGATACCGGACGAGGAGTCGAGCGGCGATACGAAGAAGACGAAGGGCGTATCGAAGCGGCGGAACGCGCATCTGCGTCACAAATTGATCGAAAGCGCCTGGGTTGCCGCGCGCACCGACCCGGCCCTGATCGCCGTGTACGAAAGGGCATGCCGCCGTATGAAGAAACAACGCGCAATTATTGTCGTCGCGCGGAAATTGTTGAATCGACTCCGCGCGGTGCTGTTACGCAAAGAAAAGTACCAGATGGGCCAGACGGCCATGCTGGCGAGCGAAGACACGTTGGAGCACGCGGCCTAA
- a CDS encoding fibronectin type III domain-containing protein — protein MKSIILPLFALLVFTFAACDSTEPTLPALAAPAQLRAASDSGALILAWSPSTDEGHSEFSGYHVTVTDTRTEAIQHFDAGRNSTYRLTGLENGVLYRLAVRCWGKDGLSSPQERSILWSPAQRRAHDAAGQPIRVYAVTATGYPSAVDILNPEGRVEALLLNSAAFRERASLYVHTLGSAAALIIRSPELAFDPGPRTRFADWVNGGYVMEANSLNEPLASSPPDTSTYTATFITLPNGTYPKGRVYFGKLLRPGGDIYFRMLVKRGANGRMAQGTGDNRYIEIEVSVQSTAGNHFAKRG, from the coding sequence ATGAAATCGATCATCCTTCCTCTTTTCGCTTTGCTCGTGTTCACCTTCGCCGCCTGCGACAGCACGGAGCCGACGTTGCCCGCTCTCGCCGCTCCGGCGCAACTCAGGGCTGCATCCGATAGCGGTGCCCTCATACTTGCCTGGAGTCCATCGACGGACGAGGGGCATTCCGAATTTTCGGGCTATCACGTGACCGTGACGGACACCCGCACCGAAGCAATACAACATTTTGATGCGGGACGGAACAGCACGTATCGTCTCACAGGTCTCGAAAATGGCGTGCTCTATCGCCTCGCTGTCCGATGTTGGGGCAAGGACGGTCTTTCCTCCCCGCAGGAGCGTTCCATCCTCTGGTCGCCCGCACAGCGCCGTGCGCACGATGCCGCCGGACAGCCGATACGCGTGTATGCCGTCACCGCCACCGGCTACCCCTCGGCCGTGGACATCCTGAATCCCGAAGGCCGCGTCGAAGCGTTACTGCTCAACTCCGCCGCCTTCCGCGAACGCGCCAGTCTGTATGTGCATACACTCGGCAGCGCGGCCGCCCTGATCATACGCAGTCCCGAGCTTGCCTTCGATCCCGGTCCCCGTACCCGCTTCGCGGATTGGGTGAACGGCGGCTATGTAATGGAAGCCAACAGTCTCAACGAGCCGCTCGCCTCCTCTCCTCCGGACACGTCTACCTACACCGCCACGTTCATCACGCTTCCGAACGGCACGTATCCGAAGGGGCGCGTGTACTTCGGCAAACTGCTGCGGCCCGGCGGCGACATCTATTTCCGCATGCTGGTCAAGCGCGGCGCGAACGGTCGCATGGCGCAGGGCACGGGCGACAATCGCTATATCGAAATCGAGGTGAGCGTGCAGAGCACGGCGGGGAATCACTTCGCGAAGCGGGGGTGA
- the nadB gene encoding L-aspartate oxidase has translation MIRQTDVLVIGSGIAGLFYTLRVAERRSVALVTKKDTVESNTNYAQGGIASVFSGDDAFALHEQDTLTAGAGLCHRDIVTMVVEEGPDLVRELLELGVGFTRENDAELELGREGGHSRNRIVHARDYTGREIERVLVERVRSHPNVTVYENHLAIDLLTEHNFIQPQALQPGHIHCWGAYVLDKVNDEVDVFLAGTTVLTTGGCGQVYLHTTNPAIATGDGIAMAYRAGARVANMEFIQFHPTTLYHPQARSFLISEAVRGFGAILRTASGERFMAKYDSRLELAPRDIVARAIDSELKRSGEECVFLDLRHLDAGEVHKAFPSISARCKEVNLDLARDYIPVVPAAHYTCGGVITDDYGRSDLKGLFVCGEAAMTGLHGANRLASNSLLEALVFAHRAALATLSAAAPTPPAADIAPWDDSGTDNPEEWVLISHNRNEVRTLMWDYVGIVRSNLRLERAQRRILLLQFEVENFYKRTRVSEALIELRNITMLARLIIDSALQRRESRGLHYTTDFPLPDTALSQTDTVLSVFG, from the coding sequence ATGATCAGACAAACGGATGTGCTCGTCATCGGCAGCGGTATCGCCGGCTTGTTCTACACCTTGCGCGTTGCTGAGCGGCGAAGTGTCGCGCTTGTGACCAAGAAAGACACGGTGGAATCCAACACCAACTACGCGCAGGGGGGCATTGCCTCCGTGTTCAGCGGCGACGACGCCTTCGCCCTGCATGAACAGGACACGCTCACCGCCGGCGCCGGGTTGTGTCATCGCGATATCGTCACGATGGTGGTGGAAGAAGGGCCGGATCTGGTGCGGGAACTGCTGGAGCTCGGTGTGGGCTTCACGCGCGAGAACGATGCGGAACTCGAACTCGGCCGGGAGGGGGGACACTCGCGCAACCGCATCGTCCATGCCAGGGATTACACCGGAAGGGAAATCGAACGCGTGCTCGTGGAACGCGTCCGCAGCCATCCGAATGTGACCGTGTACGAAAATCACCTCGCCATCGATCTGCTCACCGAGCACAATTTCATTCAACCGCAGGCGTTACAACCGGGGCACATACACTGCTGGGGCGCGTACGTGCTGGACAAGGTGAACGACGAGGTGGACGTCTTTCTTGCCGGCACGACAGTACTCACCACCGGTGGCTGCGGACAAGTGTATTTGCACACCACCAATCCCGCCATCGCGACGGGCGACGGCATAGCTATGGCCTATCGTGCCGGTGCGCGTGTCGCGAATATGGAGTTCATCCAGTTTCATCCCACGACGCTGTACCACCCACAAGCGCGCTCCTTTCTCATTTCGGAAGCGGTCCGCGGCTTCGGGGCGATCCTGCGTACGGCCTCGGGAGAGCGCTTCATGGCCAAATACGACAGCAGGCTCGAACTGGCGCCGCGCGACATTGTGGCTCGTGCCATAGACAGCGAGCTCAAGCGCTCAGGAGAGGAGTGCGTCTTCCTCGATTTGCGACACCTCGACGCGGGAGAAGTGCATAAGGCATTCCCCAGTATTTCCGCGAGGTGCAAAGAGGTAAATCTCGATCTGGCAAGGGATTACATTCCCGTCGTTCCCGCGGCGCATTATACCTGCGGCGGTGTGATTACCGACGACTATGGGCGCTCCGATCTGAAAGGATTGTTCGTCTGCGGCGAGGCGGCTATGACCGGTTTGCACGGCGCCAACCGACTGGCGAGCAATTCTCTGCTCGAAGCACTGGTCTTCGCGCATCGCGCGGCCCTGGCCACGCTCTCCGCGGCCGCCCCGACACCTCCGGCTGCGGATATCGCGCCATGGGACGACAGCGGCACCGACAATCCCGAGGAATGGGTGCTGATCTCCCACAACCGCAATGAAGTGCGCACGCTGATGTGGGATTACGTCGGCATCGTCCGCTCGAATCTCCGACTGGAGCGCGCTCAGCGCCGTATTCTCCTTCTGCAATTCGAAGTGGAGAATTTTTACAAACGCACACGCGTGTCCGAAGCGCTGATAGAATTGCGCAACATCACCATGCTCGCGCGGCTCATCATCGACAGCGCACTTCAGCGCCGCGAGAGCAGGGGACTGCACTACACCACGGACTTCCCGCTGCCTGATACCGCGCTGAGCCAGACGGATACGGTGCTGTCTGTTTTTGGGTGA
- a CDS encoding acetylornithine/succinylornithine family transaminase, translating into MTLPERDHASLLATYTRLPMDIERGEGVYLIDTEGKRYLDFFGGLAVNALGYAHPAILEAIGTQAARYIHVSNLFPQRPQIELAERVRALSGYDKLFFANSGAEVMEAAFKLVRRWASIRRRKRILSFTGSFHGRTYAGMSLMDAPKYRDGFGPFLEGCEHLPFNDAAALEAATGRDVAAVVLEFIQGEGGIVPATDEFVETLFRLRDEHGFLIVADEIQAGMGRTGRFLSFEHWGVQPDIVTMAKSLGGGLPLGALLVKGELTDVFDPGSHGSTFGGNPVACAAGREVVDALRDGLMKHAAQIGNMLMEGLRALAAEHPGLITEIRGRGCMVGIECTRDMRVAMGLCLEEGLLINVTRERVIRLLPPLIIEKQHVETALGILSNILQHKQFRS; encoded by the coding sequence ATGACGCTGCCCGAACGCGACCACGCCTCGCTGCTCGCCACGTACACGCGCCTGCCGATGGATATCGAGCGGGGGGAGGGCGTCTACCTGATTGACACGGAAGGGAAGCGCTATCTCGATTTCTTCGGAGGTCTGGCGGTCAATGCCCTGGGCTATGCGCATCCCGCCATACTGGAAGCTATCGGCACGCAGGCGGCACGCTACATACACGTCTCCAATCTCTTCCCTCAACGTCCGCAGATAGAGCTCGCCGAGCGCGTCCGCGCGTTGTCGGGTTATGACAAACTGTTTTTCGCGAACAGCGGCGCGGAAGTCATGGAGGCGGCATTCAAGCTTGTCCGCCGCTGGGCATCGATCCGACGGCGCAAGCGCATTCTCTCCTTTACCGGCTCCTTTCACGGCCGCACCTATGCGGGCATGTCGCTGATGGACGCGCCGAAGTACCGCGACGGTTTCGGCCCCTTTCTCGAGGGCTGCGAGCATCTTCCGTTCAACGATGCGGCTGCGCTCGAAGCGGCAACCGGAAGAGACGTCGCGGCTGTGGTGCTGGAATTCATTCAGGGCGAGGGAGGCATTGTACCCGCGACGGACGAATTTGTCGAAACGCTGTTTCGTTTGCGCGATGAGCATGGCTTCCTGATCGTCGCGGATGAGATTCAGGCGGGTATGGGCCGCACGGGGCGCTTCCTCTCCTTCGAGCACTGGGGTGTTCAACCCGACATCGTCACCATGGCGAAATCCCTCGGCGGCGGCTTGCCGCTGGGCGCCCTGCTGGTGAAAGGCGAGCTCACCGACGTGTTCGATCCGGGTAGCCACGGCAGCACCTTCGGCGGCAATCCCGTGGCATGCGCCGCCGGCAGAGAGGTGGTGGATGCGCTCCGGGACGGACTTATGAAGCATGCGGCACAGATCGGCAACATGCTTATGGAGGGACTTCGCGCCCTGGCCGCAGAGCATCCCGGATTGATCACCGAGATCCGGGGCAGAGGGTGCATGGTCGGCATCGAGTGTACGCGCGACATGCGCGTAGCGATGGGTTTGTGTCTGGAAGAGGGCTTGCTCATCAATGTCACCAGAGAGCGTGTCATCCGACTGCTTCCGCCGCTTATTATCGAGAAACAGCATGTGGAAACGGCATTGGGTATTCTCTCCAACATATTGCAACACAAGCAGTTTCGCTCCTGA
- the coaE gene encoding dephospho-CoA kinase (Dephospho-CoA kinase (CoaE) performs the final step in coenzyme A biosynthesis.), with the protein MSDYEPGSGLFIGLTGGIGSGKSTVAAHIAQRHPVLHADEIARLCMLDDGQVRDDLRRVFGEQVYLSDGGLNRTWLAEVVFNDSDKLAKLNAIVHPPTHTRILAEAQRLFSEGARMVFVESALIYEARLDEDFDYVVTVLTDPEIAVGRIMERDGVSAAAVRDRMRHQLAPEEKADLADFTIRNSGTVEEMLRAADIILTMLSALRRRRP; encoded by the coding sequence ATGAGTGACTATGAACCCGGCAGCGGGCTGTTCATCGGCCTGACGGGCGGCATCGGCTCGGGAAAAAGCACGGTCGCCGCGCACATCGCGCAGCGGCATCCGGTGTTGCACGCGGACGAAATCGCGCGCTTGTGCATGCTCGACGACGGGCAGGTGCGGGATGATTTGCGGCGCGTCTTCGGTGAACAGGTGTATCTCTCCGACGGCGGCCTCAATCGTACATGGCTGGCGGAGGTGGTGTTCAACGACAGCGACAAACTCGCCAAGCTCAACGCCATCGTGCATCCCCCCACGCATACACGTATCCTTGCCGAGGCGCAACGCCTGTTTTCCGAAGGCGCGCGCATGGTGTTCGTCGAGTCCGCGCTCATTTACGAAGCCCGGCTGGATGAGGATTTCGATTACGTAGTCACCGTGCTTACCGATCCGGAAATCGCCGTTGGGCGCATCATGGAGCGCGACGGCGTAAGCGCGGCGGCTGTGCGCGACCGCATGCGCCATCAGCTCGCACCGGAGGAAAAAGCGGATCTCGCCGATTTCACCATACGCAACAGCGGCACCGTGGAAGAAATGCTCCGCGCCGCCGATATCATTCTCACCATGCTGTCCGCGTTGCGGCGGCGCCGGCCATGA